In Phoenix dactylifera cultivar Barhee BC4 chromosome 1, palm_55x_up_171113_PBpolish2nd_filt_p, whole genome shotgun sequence, the genomic stretch TTTTTGAGGGAGCCGGCGGCGAGGGCCTGGACGGCGGGGGATCCGGATCCCGACCGGCAGGCGGCGATCAGGATCGGGACGCCGCCGTAGGCGGAAACAGCCCAGGCGTTGGGGGTATCGGTGGTGATGGCCTCGATCGCGGCGGCGGCGCGCTCGCGGACGGCGAGGGAGCCGGAGtcgaggaggcggaggagggggcCGAGTGCGCCCTCCTCGAAGACGGCGCGACGGGAGGCGTCCGAGGCGGTGGCGAGGAGGGAAACGGCGGCGGCCGCCTGGTCACGGATGAGTGAGTGGGCCGAGGGGTCGAGGAGGCGGACGAGGGAAAGGAGGTCGCCCTCGGCGGCGACGACAGGGGCGAGCTTGGGGGGATCGGAGGCGAGGAGCTGGAGGAGGGAGTCGAGGGCCTTGTTCTTGAGGTCGATGGAGCCGATCTGGAGGCGGGCGAAGAGGTCGCGGACGAACAGGTCGAGGTCGGCGCGGGACGCAGAGGGGCCGGGGAGGGGGAGGACGATGGCGCCGGCGCTGGGGAGGTGATGGAGGAGGCCGGAGCGGAGGAGGAGGTCGAGGTCGTGGAGGTGGAGGGAGAGGGCGGAGGCGGCGATGTCGAGGTCGCTCTGGAGGAGGAGCTTGCCGGCGGGGAGAGAGGGGTCGAGGCAGCGGGCGGAGAGGGAGTGAAGGGAGCGGAGAGTAGACAGAAGGGGCGGGAGGAGGTCGACAAAGAGGGGGTTGGCCGGCCAATGGGGCGAGCTGGCGGCGTCGGCGAGGGAGGACTGGAGGAGGGAGAGCTTGGAGTGGAGGAGCCGCCACCGGCCGACGAAGGACTTGACGGAGAGGGCGGCGACGACGAGGACGgggaggaggtggtggaggaTGAGGTCCAGCGTCTCGGCGGGTGtggcggcggaggcggaggacggcagcggaggagagaggggagtCATGGGTTTAAGGCCGAGGGGCTCCGGAAGGTGGGGAAAGCAGGTGGAGGAGCATGGAGTGGAACCGAGAAAagggcaaggaaaaggaggggttAGCGGGGTTGATGAGATGGAATGGACGGACAGGATTGCTtgtaaggaaaggaaaggaacatAAAAAGTTGTTGAAGAGCGCGGGTGGAACAAGTGGGGATGGTTGCTGAGGAGGATTACAGGATCGTGGATTTATAGAAGGAACGTAAAAGACTTGGGAAGTACCCGTGCGTTATAGCGACGGCGGCCCGGGGAACAGGGATTTGATAAATTCCATGGAATCCACTTAATGATCTTATACCCTACAGAGTAGTGGCATGTTCAACGACCCAAGTGGAAGACAGCAACGAAATTTCAAGTTTTCTGATCTGGAGTTGGATATATCTTTCTTATCTTATAAAACCAACCAATCCTACCCCACGCCCAATGCAGATGATGATTAGGATTGATGCCATAAATGAAAGGATAAAATATACCTAGGAAAGCATTTTTGAAGACAAAGTGGGCAACTTCTGCATGGAGTTTACATGCATGCTATTGGAAAGATAAATGTGTTTTGAAAATTTGATGGGTTAAATATTGCATTATTTTGCGGACGTCGGTTAGCTGAGAAGATCGTACAACCAGCTCCTCGCAGGAAACCAACAAGAACAACCAATCACGCATCCCATCGGTAGCCGCTT encodes the following:
- the LOC103717057 gene encoding protein CELLULOSE SYNTHASE INTERACTIVE 1-like → MTPLSPPLPSSASAATPAETLDLILHHLLPVLVVAALSVKSFVGRWRLLHSKLSLLQSSLADAASSPHWPANPLFVDLLPPLLSTLRSLHSLSARCLDPSLPAGKLLLQSDLDIAASALSLHLHDLDLLLRSGLLHHLPSAGAIVLPLPGPSASRADLDLFVRDLFARLQIGSIDLKNKALDSLLQLLASDPPKLAPVVAAEGDLLSLVRLLDPSAHSLIRDQAAAAVSLLATASDASRRAVFEEGALGPLLRLLDSGSLAVRERAAAAIEAITTDTPNAWAVSAYGGVPILIAACRSGSGSPAVQALAAGSLKNISTIDDIRSAMAEEGAVPALVDLLLSGTLDAQKNAALCVWSLASAGGEEIRASIVREGGLQRLIELLIEASDPEATEHALRAIDALSTSPAAARALSSSPGFFAQLTDLIRRGSPATQQAAAAVFCNLSPGDDVKRSMAGCMASLVKMLESSKPASAQEVAARVLVSLLAVRSNRKVLSRDEKSVTRLVQMLDPKNVEVGKKFPVSVVLALAGGGGRGSRRRITEAGACQHLQKLADAEVPGAKKALQKIAGSRLKSFFSMAWWE